Genomic window (Sphingosinicella microcystinivorans):
CGAAGGACCTGATTGCGGGCATCCTCGGCAACCAATTATGTGCTCTTTACGTCACCACGGGCAGGTTCACGGAGTGCCTGGCCGTAGGCGCGCGCGCGGAACAGCATGTGCGCGTTGCCGGCAATGCTTATTCGGAGCTTTTTGTCGGAATGCACATGGCGCAGGCCCATCTCGGCCAGGGTAACCTCGACGAAGCCGACACGGCCTATCGCGACGTCTACCAGCGTCTTCATGCGTCGTTCCGGATGGACGACGATCTAGTCGGAACGCTGCAGACTTTGCTCGCCGAAACCGCCTATGAGCGGGATAATCTTCTGGAAGCGCAAGCCTTTCTCGAGCAGTCACTTCCTTCGTTGGAGCGGATCGGAGGCTGGTTCGACGTATTTGCGGCCGGTTACGGGACCGCTGCGTCTCTCGCGCACGCCAGGCATGACATCGGCGCGGCGATGGCCGTCCTCGATCGCGCGGAGGAGCTTGCCAAGCGTGGCGGCTTTGCGCGGCTGCCGCAGTTCGTCGTGGCCCAGCGCGTGCGGGAACTGACGCTGGCCGGCCAGATCGATTTGGCCGACAAATTCGCGGAAAGGCTCGACGCTATCCCTGCTCCGGGACTCTCCGGCAGTGCGGATATGGTTAGCTGGCGCCTGCAGGAGGCCGTCTTCACCGCCCTGGCCAGGCTCGAAATAGCCAAAGGCAATCCCGATCTGGCGCTCTCCTTGCTGCAGCGGTTGCGCGCCCAGGCGGAACGCGAGCGGCATGTTCGCACTTTGATCAAGCTCGATCTGCTGCAAGCCATGGCCCAGGACTTGGCGGGTCGGCGCGCCATGGCGATGGCCAGCCTCGAATCCTGTCTCGATCGCGCGGCACCTTTGGGTTTCCTCAGGACGTTGCTGGACGAAGGCGAGCCGATGAAAAGGCTGCTTGGGCTTTTTGATGCCAGCAGGCGGGCATCACCGGTTGTGAGGACCTATGTGGCGCGGCTCAGGGATGATGATAACCGTCCCCGAGTGCCGCTGACGGCGCGCGAGACGCAAATATTGGCCCTGTTGGTTGCCGGCTATTCGACCAAGGAAATGGCCTATGACCTCAATCTGGGCATGAACACGATCAAGTATCATCGTCGCAACGTATTCGATAAATTGGGCGTTCGGTCCCGGTCCGAAGCCATTGCTGTGGCACGGCAGCGCGGCGGACTGCCCATCGCTTCGGGCGGAGGTTCGAAAGCGGTCCCCTCCATCGACTAACGCCTCGGATCCGTGTGGCGGCCAGTTTGAGGTGGCCCAGCCGCCCGACCCCACCCTTTTTCTCGATTCAGCTAAAAGCGCCCCACCCTTTTTGGCCAATAGTGCGGCCCACTCTCCGAGCGCACATTCCATTTCAGACGCGAGGGTCACCAGCCTCGTCGCGGACAGGGAATTAGGACCGCCCGGTTCCTGCCCAGTCTCATGACATTTGGGAGAACGATCTTGAACTCATTATCAAGCGCCCCGTCCGATCCAGTCCACGGCGCTCATGCTGGAGCATGGTCGTCGCCCTGTTGGACACGCTCCGCCTGCTCCGCTCTCGCCTTGGTTCTGGGCCTCGCCCATCCAAGTGTCGTCCAGGCCCAGGAAGTTTCGAGCGAGACGGCCGCCCAGGCCGAGAATGACTCGAAATCGTCGCCCAGCGTCGAGAAAGGCGGGCTGGAAGAGATTGTCGTCACCGCCACCAAGACTGGCGTGACCCGGCTTCAGGAAACGCCCATTTCGATCACCGCTTTCGCGGCGGAAGCGCTCGAGCGCTCCAATCTGGAAAGCATAAAGGATATAGGCGCGCTGGTGCCGGGCCTCAGCGTTGCCAACAACGCATCCTACGCCCAGCTCTATATTCGCGGGATAGGCACCAACAACGTCTTCACCGGGTCGGACCCGAGCGTAACCGTCCATCTTGACGGCGTCTACCTGGCCCGGCCCACGATGATCTTCACGGATTTCGTCGACGTCGATCGCATCGAAGTGCTCCGCGGACCGCAGGGTACGCTTTACGGGCGCAACTCGGCCGGGGGCACGATCAACATCATCTCCAAACTACCCACGAACAACTTCGGGCTGAAACTGACCGCCGGCTATGGAAGCTATGACCGCCTCCGGCTCTCGGGAAGCGTCAGTGGTCCGATTGTCCAGGATAAGGTGATGGCCAGCCTCGCCGCAATCCATACAAGAAGCGACGGCTATGTTAACAATATCAATACCGAGCCGGGGTCGCGCGATCTTAACAATGAAAATAGCTATGCGGTGCGCGGCACCTTGCTTTTCGCCCTCGGCGACCGGACGGACTTGGTTCTGACCGGCGACTATAATTATTACAAGACGCGGGGCAATGCGATGAAGCCCCTTTTCGTGGACCCGCTCGGCAATCCGGTGCCGATCCCGCCGGGCGTGCCGGTACCGCAGAGGATCGACGATCCTTGGACGCTGAACGTGCCGAACGCGGCGCAAAAGGTGAGCAATGAAGGCTATGGTTTCTCCGCCAAGCTCACGCATGAGATTGCGGACCGTCTCTCGTTGACTTCGATCACGGCCTTTAGGGGCGCCGATTCCGCCATCGACCATACCGAGTCCGACTGGACCGAAGTGTATGCGCTTTCGACCGATCTGATCGCGGATCGGCAGGACCAATTCACCCAGGAACTGCAGCTCAATGCCCGGCTCGGCGCGCTTCAACTTATGACCGGTCTTTTCTATTTCCACGAAAAAGACGAGATGGAGATAGCCGCATTTCTGCCGCTGACCGGCACATTGTTCTACGGCACGTCGGATCTCAGGACCAGCGGCCACGCGCTCGCCAAGACGAATGCCTACGCTGCTTTCGGCCAGGCGACCTACGCGATTACGGACCGCCTGTCGGCAACCGCGGGCATTCGCTACAGCTACGAAAAGAAGTCCATGCGGTCTTCGAATGTCATCCTCGCCAATGGCATGAATGTCGGCTTTGGCGACTTCACTTTTAGCGGCTCGAAAAGCTGGGAGGCTTGGACCCCCAAGATCGGGCTGGATTATCGCGTCACGGACGATGTGCTGATTTATGCTACGGCGTCCAAGGGCTTCAAGAGCGGTGGTTTCAACTGGTCGGCCGCCCAGCCCGCCTTCGGCCCCGAAAATCTGTGGGCCTATGAAGCGGGGGTGAAATCCGAATTTGCCGACCGCAGGGTGCGCGTGAACGCCAGCGGATTCTATTATGATTATACGGATCTTCAGGTCCAGCTTTTCGAGAATCTACCGGGGCAGGCGCCGGCGACTATTCTGGCCAATGCGTCCAGCTCCAAGATCAAGGGATTCGAGCTCGAAACCCAGATCGTGCCCGTTTCCGGGCTGATCCTGTCGGGGTCCCTTGCCTATCTCGACGCCACTTATGGCGATTTCATCACGGCGCGCAGCCTCACCCCGAGCATTCCGGTCGACGTTTCCGGCAATCGCCTCAACAGTGCACCAAAGTGGATGTATAGCCTTTCCGCCGAATATAGCCGTGGACTCGCCAGTATCGGCACGGTCACCGCGCACGTCGATTATAAATGGCAGGACGACGTGTTCTTCTCCCAGTTCAACGATCCAGTCATCGGGCAACGCGCTTATGGCCTGCTTGGGGCTAATATCAGCCTGCTGAGCGTCGACGAGCGCTGGCGGCTCACACTTTGGGGGCGGAACCTGACCAAAAAGGCCTATTACACCACTGCTTCGGATTATTCACCGTTCGGAAGTCTTGGACATATCAATCCGCCAAGGACGATCGAAGTGAGCCTGACCTTCAAATATTGAGTGAGGGGCGCCGCATCTTCCGCAAGGCCCGGTGCCCCAGCCCCCCAGCCCAGCTTTCGAGACGATTCAAAGGCCGCCCCACTCCCTGCCAGTCGCGGGGGTCGGGATTTCTGCGCCCTTTGCCAACGGACAATAGCGGAGCGCTTCCCATGAGAATCACCGATTTAAACGAGCACGTGATCGACGACAAAGCGATGATCGAACTCACCGCCGCGCGCGTAAAGGGCCTGATGGCGCGCGATGGCATGGATGCCTTGGTGGTGATCTCGCCCGACAGCTTTCGTTATTTGACCGGCCTGCCGATGATTCATTCGCTCTATATGGCGTCGGTCAATGCGGCAATACTCCACGGGGGCGCCGATCTTCCAGCAATTCTGGGCTTCGAAGGCTTCGGAAGCAAGATGCAGGCTCGCGCGCCCTGGTTCAACGATGTTGCGGATCTTCCTTTCCAAGGCACGGGCGAAGGTATGCAGCCGTTCGTTCTCGGCAGCTGGCCCGATATCTTCGCGACGAAAATCCGTGATCTCAAATTGGATGAGGCTGTGATCGCGGTCGACCCGACAATGCCTTATGCGCTGAAGGAGGGAATTGCGGCGAAGCTGCCGAATTGCCGCTTGGTCGATGCCGGCAAGCTGCTCCGCGAAGCGCGAATGGTTAAGAACGCGGAAGAGATCAAGGCCCTGAGGAGCGCCTGCCTTCTTTCCGAAATTGCCATCGAAGCCGGCATAGACGTGGTCCGAGCCGGAGCCGACGAACGCGCCATCGCAGCTGCGATCGAATATTCCTTCCGCATCAATGGCGCGGAAAATCCTGGTTTTACACCCTTGATCATGTCGGGGATGCACGCGCTCACCCCTTATTCCAATCCATCACAAAAGGTAGTTCGCAATGGCGAGCTAGTGCGGATCGACATCGGCTGTTGCTCCCATGGCTATAATAGCTGCTTCGGCCGCACCGTCGTGGTTGGCAATCCCCACCCAGACGTGCTCGTCGCTTACGAGGC
Coding sequences:
- a CDS encoding TonB-dependent receptor, with protein sequence MVLGLAHPSVVQAQEVSSETAAQAENDSKSSPSVEKGGLEEIVVTATKTGVTRLQETPISITAFAAEALERSNLESIKDIGALVPGLSVANNASYAQLYIRGIGTNNVFTGSDPSVTVHLDGVYLARPTMIFTDFVDVDRIEVLRGPQGTLYGRNSAGGTINIISKLPTNNFGLKLTAGYGSYDRLRLSGSVSGPIVQDKVMASLAAIHTRSDGYVNNINTEPGSRDLNNENSYAVRGTLLFALGDRTDLVLTGDYNYYKTRGNAMKPLFVDPLGNPVPIPPGVPVPQRIDDPWTLNVPNAAQKVSNEGYGFSAKLTHEIADRLSLTSITAFRGADSAIDHTESDWTEVYALSTDLIADRQDQFTQELQLNARLGALQLMTGLFYFHEKDEMEIAAFLPLTGTLFYGTSDLRTSGHALAKTNAYAAFGQATYAITDRLSATAGIRYSYEKKSMRSSNVILANGMNVGFGDFTFSGSKSWEAWTPKIGLDYRVTDDVLIYATASKGFKSGGFNWSAAQPAFGPENLWAYEAGVKSEFADRRVRVNASGFYYDYTDLQVQLFENLPGQAPATILANASSSKIKGFELETQIVPVSGLILSGSLAYLDATYGDFITARSLTPSIPVDVSGNRLNSAPKWMYSLSAEYSRGLASIGTVTAHVDYKWQDDVFFSQFNDPVIGQRAYGLLGANISLLSVDERWRLTLWGRNLTKKAYYTTASDYSPFGSLGHINPPRTIEVSLTFKY
- a CDS encoding M24 family metallopeptidase — encoded protein: MRITDLNEHVIDDKAMIELTAARVKGLMARDGMDALVVISPDSFRYLTGLPMIHSLYMASVNAAILHGGADLPAILGFEGFGSKMQARAPWFNDVADLPFQGTGEGMQPFVLGSWPDIFATKIRDLKLDEAVIAVDPTMPYALKEGIAAKLPNCRLVDAGKLLREARMVKNAEEIKALRSACLLSEIAIEAGIDVVRAGADERAIAAAIEYSFRINGAENPGFTPLIMSGMHALTPYSNPSQKVVRNGELVRIDIGCCSHGYNSCFGRTVVVGNPHPDVLVAYEAVKAAILAGIAAVGPGTTNVAVHAAMADAMKESSAGRHLLADYGGHGLGTGLHEDPMIGAEGTVEKIVLEAGMCIALEPSIILPDHGWLGVEDNVVVSENGCEVLTRTAFDLGLAPSFTSQRRRPS